A window of the Pseudomonas gozinkensis genome harbors these coding sequences:
- a CDS encoding FecR domain-containing protein yields the protein MAIAPSRKVFETAASWYVQFQADPPTLVEQKAWQLWIDSDPTHLAAWNQMVQLQRQLGTLPQDLKRRALNTGQQRRQVLKLLLLAAGTGFVGWNVQQRTSLGNVWADYKTGVGQRRNIALADGSQIQLNTGTAIDVSFDAAQRSIRLRSGEILIQTGRLGDQRPFFVETRDGRIQALGTRFSVHQLSGSTRVGVLEDRVSVQPADLSKAAIILNAGEGADFDSRHVGLIHPFTFSEVAWTNGQLIVLDARLSEVIEALGRYRSGVLHCESRAGDLRVSGTFRLDSTDAVLANLQASLPINVRYFTRYWVSISHDA from the coding sequence ATGGCCATTGCACCCAGTCGCAAGGTTTTCGAAACCGCTGCCAGCTGGTACGTGCAGTTTCAGGCCGACCCACCGACCCTCGTCGAACAGAAAGCCTGGCAGCTGTGGATAGATAGCGATCCAACGCATCTGGCGGCATGGAACCAGATGGTGCAACTGCAGCGACAACTTGGCACCCTGCCGCAGGATTTGAAGCGCCGAGCTCTGAACACCGGTCAGCAACGGCGTCAGGTGTTGAAGCTGTTGTTGCTCGCCGCGGGGACAGGTTTCGTTGGCTGGAATGTCCAGCAGCGGACTTCTCTTGGGAATGTCTGGGCTGACTATAAAACCGGCGTTGGCCAGCGCCGCAACATTGCATTGGCCGATGGCAGCCAGATTCAACTCAATACTGGCACAGCGATTGATGTGTCTTTTGACGCAGCCCAGCGATCGATCCGTTTGCGCTCGGGGGAGATCCTGATTCAAACCGGCAGACTCGGCGATCAGCGGCCTTTTTTCGTCGAAACCCGCGATGGACGGATTCAAGCGCTGGGCACCCGATTCTCCGTACATCAGTTATCAGGTTCTACCCGCGTGGGGGTGCTGGAAGATCGGGTCAGCGTCCAGCCCGCAGACCTGTCGAAAGCCGCAATCATCCTGAATGCAGGCGAAGGCGCAGACTTCGACAGTCGGCACGTCGGGTTGATTCACCCTTTCACATTTTCGGAAGTAGCGTGGACCAACGGCCAGCTGATCGTGCTCGATGCGCGGTTGAGCGAGGTGATCGAAGCGTTGGGGCGTTATCGCAGCGGTGTTCTGCATTGCGAGTCCCGTGCCGGGGATCTTCGGGTTTCCGGCACCTTTCGCCTCGATTCTACCGACGCAGTGCTGGCCAAC